In Helicobacter anatolicus, a single genomic region encodes these proteins:
- a CDS encoding cysteine ABC transporter substrate-binding protein, whose product MKKINIIIAIFASMFFWGCSNGDHQENGMLENIKKRGVLKVGVFSDKPPFGYVNEQGEFDGFDVYISKKIAKDLLGEKGKVEFIPVEAAARVEFLKSNKVDLIMANFTKTKEREAVVDFAKPYMKVSLGVVSKEGKIKDISQLKGQKLIVDKGTTADFYFTKNHPEIELLKYDQNTEAFLALKSHRGVALAHDNTLLFAWARLNTPFMVGIDVLGDEEVIAPAIKKGNKDFLDWLDQEIDKLTKDGFMQEAYDVTLKPMYGVDIKSESVIFEK is encoded by the coding sequence ATGAAAAAGATTAATATAATAATAGCAATTTTTGCAAGTATGTTTTTTTGGGGTTGCTCAAATGGGGATCATCAAGAAAATGGAATGCTAGAAAATATAAAAAAAAGAGGAGTGCTTAAAGTAGGGGTTTTTAGTGATAAACCACCTTTTGGGTATGTGAATGAGCAAGGGGAATTTGATGGTTTTGATGTATATATTTCTAAAAAGATTGCAAAAGATCTTTTGGGTGAAAAAGGAAAGGTGGAATTCATTCCCGTGGAAGCAGCAGCTAGGGTGGAGTTTTTAAAATCAAATAAAGTAGATTTGATTATGGCAAATTTTACAAAAACAAAAGAGAGAGAGGCGGTTGTAGATTTTGCAAAACCTTATATGAAAGTATCTCTAGGAGTGGTATCTAAAGAAGGAAAAATCAAAGATATTTCGCAATTAAAGGGGCAAAAACTTATTGTTGATAAGGGGACTACAGCAGATTTTTACTTTACAAAAAATCATCCTGAAATTGAGTTATTAAAATACGATCAAAACACAGAGGCATTTTTGGCATTAAAATCTCATAGAGGTGTGGCATTGGCCCATGATAATACTCTACTTTTTGCATGGGCAAGGTTAAATACACCTTTTATGGTGGGGATTGATGTTTTGGGAGATGAAGAGGTAATTGCACCTGCGATAAAAAAGGGCAATAAAGATTTTTTGGATTGGTTGGATCAAGAGATAGATAAACTTACTAAAGATGGTTTTATGCAAGAAGCATATGATGTGACATTAAAACCTATGTATGGTGTTGATATTAAGTCAGAATCTGTGATTTTTGAAAAATAA
- a CDS encoding menaquinone biosynthesis decarboxylase, with protein sequence MLQDFLDLFHKNDQLRVIDYPLDVYLEIPHLAYLEAKKPDGGKALLFTNPINKKENKKFDIPVLMNLFGSPKRVELIFKQTGEEIAKDINALLEFRPPKNLKEFFGKFNQMANLRHIFPKKRRFFKPDFQEIIYQGQDVDLYKLPILTTWENDAAPFITMGQIYTQSLDGTKKNLGMYRLQIYDKNHLGLHWQIHKDGQHFFNEYKMAGKKMPVSIALGGDPLYTWCGQAPLPYGMYELMLYGFIRKKSAQVAQCFSNPLYVPSDVDIVIEGWVDPNIMRLEGPFGDHTGFYTPIEPYPVLEVSAITMKKNPIFPATVVGKPPLEDKYMGALTERIFLPLLQKTAHGLLDYFMPENGVFHNLIFAKVDAKYTGHAKQLMHSFWGVGQMSFVKHAIFVGKDAPSFSDYEALSMYILDRFDVKNLIISEGVCDALDHSSNDFAYGGKLGVDATQGICKRDFILRDSQDLLFALQKNIPEVIDLQQYFIDSNTPICVVGIKKDQVSVLELLKKIDQEILYSLGIVFFVDYYKNDLKNPYMLIWRITNNIDAKRDLQIMEKTLFVDATDKGVMDGYHREWPKETDCTPSVLQNLKSYGVLEGVSEKMLKKFHICGFKKEE encoded by the coding sequence ATGCTACAAGATTTTTTAGATCTATTTCATAAAAATGATCAGTTAAGGGTTATTGATTATCCCTTAGATGTTTATCTTGAAATTCCTCATCTGGCGTATTTAGAAGCAAAAAAGCCAGATGGAGGAAAAGCACTTTTGTTTACAAATCCTATTAATAAAAAAGAAAATAAAAAATTTGATATTCCAGTTTTGATGAATCTATTTGGTTCTCCAAAGAGAGTAGAATTGATTTTTAAGCAAACAGGTGAAGAGATCGCAAAAGATATTAACGCACTCTTGGAGTTTCGTCCCCCAAAAAATTTAAAAGAGTTTTTTGGTAAATTTAATCAAATGGCAAATTTGCGACATATTTTTCCTAAAAAAAGAAGATTTTTTAAACCAGATTTTCAGGAGATAATTTATCAAGGACAAGATGTTGATCTTTATAAATTACCTATTTTGACAACTTGGGAAAATGATGCTGCTCCTTTTATTACAATGGGACAGATTTATACACAAAGTCTTGATGGAACAAAAAAAAATTTAGGTATGTATCGCTTGCAAATTTATGATAAAAATCATTTAGGTTTGCATTGGCAAATTCATAAAGATGGACAACATTTTTTTAATGAATATAAAATGGCGGGCAAAAAAATGCCTGTAAGTATTGCTTTAGGTGGTGATCCACTTTATACTTGGTGTGGGCAAGCACCACTGCCTTATGGGATGTATGAGTTGATGCTTTATGGATTTATTAGAAAAAAGAGTGCGCAGGTGGCACAATGTTTTAGCAATCCTTTGTATGTGCCTAGCGATGTAGATATTGTGATTGAGGGCTGGGTAGATCCTAATATTATGCGTTTAGAAGGACCTTTTGGGGATCATACAGGGTTTTATACACCTATTGAACCTTATCCGGTTTTGGAGGTCAGTGCGATTACGATGAAAAAAAATCCAATTTTTCCTGCTACGGTGGTAGGAAAACCACCTTTGGAGGATAAATATATGGGGGCATTAACTGAGCGGATTTTTCTTCCTTTGTTGCAAAAAACTGCTCATGGTTTGCTGGATTATTTTATGCCAGAAAATGGAGTATTTCATAATTTAATTTTTGCAAAAGTTGATGCTAAATACACAGGACATGCCAAGCAATTAATGCATAGTTTTTGGGGTGTAGGACAAATGAGTTTTGTAAAGCATGCAATTTTTGTAGGTAAGGACGCTCCTAGTTTTAGTGACTATGAAGCATTATCAATGTATATTTTAGATCGTTTTGATGTGAAAAATTTGATAATTAGTGAAGGAGTGTGTGATGCTCTTGATCATTCTTCTAATGATTTTGCTTATGGTGGAAAGCTTGGTGTAGATGCTACACAAGGTATATGTAAGCGGGATTTTATTCTTAGAGATTCACAAGATTTATTATTTGCATTGCAGAAAAATATACCTGAGGTTATAGATTTGCAGCAATATTTTATTGATAGCAATACGCCTATTTGTGTAGTGGGAATCAAAAAAGATCAAGTGAGTGTTTTAGAATTGTTAAAAAAGATTGATCAAGAAATCTTATATTCCCTAGGGATTGTGTTTTTTGTAGATTATTATAAAAATGATTTAAAGAATCCTTATATGTTGATTTGGCGGATTACAAATAATATTGATGCAAAGAGGGATTTGCAAATTATGGAAAAAACCTTGTTTGTTGATGCGACAGATAAAGGAGTTATGGATGGATATCATAGAGAATGGCCTAAGGAGACGGATTGTACACCTAGTGTATTGCAAAATTTAAAATCCTATGGGGTGTTAGAAGGGGTTAGTGAGAAAATGCTAAAAAAATTCCATATTTGCGGATTTAAAAAGGAAGAATGA
- a CDS encoding YggS family pyridoxal phosphate-dependent enzyme yields the protein MQGLREKLDFVLQKIERARIAYSRHHIIKLVAVSKYSEVEKITELYHCGQRAFGENKVQDLRDKKQEMTLFPIEWHFIGNLQRNKINLLLDLNPFLIHSVDSLELAQEIEKKCALQNKSVRILLQVNSSYEESKSGVSPEECVEVYHQILQKCPHLKLEGLMCMGAHSIKIDAIEKSFKITKDLFDSLQGVGAKTLSMGMSNDYEIAIANGANLLRIGSEIFKSSF from the coding sequence ATGCAGGGATTGAGAGAAAAATTAGACTTTGTTTTACAAAAAATTGAGCGTGCTAGAATTGCGTATAGTCGACATCATATCATTAAACTTGTGGCAGTTTCAAAATATAGCGAAGTAGAAAAAATTACAGAGCTTTATCATTGTGGTCAAAGAGCTTTTGGGGAAAATAAAGTTCAGGATTTAAGAGATAAAAAGCAAGAAATGACACTTTTTCCAATTGAATGGCATTTTATTGGAAATCTTCAACGCAATAAAATTAATCTCTTGCTAGATCTTAATCCTTTTTTAATACATTCTGTAGATAGTTTAGAATTGGCACAAGAAATTGAAAAAAAATGTGCTTTACAAAACAAAAGTGTTCGTATTTTATTACAGGTTAATAGTTCTTATGAAGAAAGTAAAAGTGGTGTGTCACCAGAAGAATGCGTGGAGGTTTATCATCAGATTTTGCAAAAATGTCCACATTTGAAATTAGAAGGATTGATGTGCATGGGTGCACATAGCATAAAGATTGATGCAATTGAAAAATCTTTTAAAATCACCAAAGATTTATTTGATTCTTTACAGGGTGTTGGCGCAAAGACACTTTCTATGGGGATGAGTAATGATTATGAAATTGCCATTGCTAATGGTGCAAATTTATTACGTATCGGATCTGAAATTTTTAAAAGTTCATTTTGA
- the fliS gene encoding flagellar export chaperone FliS, whose translation MKIANAYNLYQQNSVAIESPAKLIEMLYEGILRFSGLVQRSIESDDIEGKIYYINRITDIFTELLNILDYEKGGEVAVYLTGLYTHQIKLLTQANVEHDAEKIKTVVNVTRGLLEAWKEIHNNELA comes from the coding sequence ATGAAAATTGCTAATGCTTATAATTTATATCAACAAAATTCTGTCGCTATCGAATCTCCTGCTAAATTGATTGAGATGCTTTATGAGGGAATTTTACGATTCTCAGGTCTTGTGCAAAGATCTATAGAATCTGATGATATTGAAGGGAAGATCTATTATATCAATAGAATCACAGATATTTTTACGGAATTATTAAACATTTTAGATTATGAAAAAGGAGGAGAGGTTGCAGTATATCTCACGGGATTATACACACATCAAATCAAACTCCTAACTCAAGCAAATGTAGAACATGATGCTGAAAAAATTAAAACTGTTGTCAATGTTACACGCGGTCTTTTAGAAGCTTGGAAGGAAATTCATAATAATGAATTGGCATGA
- the fliD gene encoding flagellar filament capping protein FliD yields MAMGQLSSLGMGSGVLNYDVIDKLKKADERAVVAPIERKMKENIEKQKELTEITGLINTLKSPVATLADYSTYLGRTSNVSSDAIKATVSSGIPIQDIKVDVESLAQGDINEVGKKFSSRDDVFSSKDVKLNIYTKDKFYTIDIKAGMTLNDVAQQITDTTDGNAMGIVMKTGGEKPYQLMINSKGTGEGSRIYLGSTLSTESIANLTELDEGDFNIIVRDSNYNERIISVKLDAQAAESQNKAETLKNAITEALKNDDFTEELLEKEINIGLSEDGKRIILNDRRGYGIKLEGNKLSTLGITSARSKEDGLFNTKKPITAGLIEGSINIDTITLDLAKMTNKNNTSEENAKIIAQAIDNIAGLHAKTDANGKLIITSEIGEVKITANDAKGEAFLSAMDMKGGLFQNYIKLQEQIFNFKSLQKASDARFSYNGVSITRPTNEINDVINGVNLTLIHTTEPDKPAIISVGRDTEAIKEQVREFVKAYNELVPKLDEVTRFDPETKIAGIFNGVGDIRTIRSQLNALFSRPIGVGAGHSLIDFGLTINEKSQMSLNESTLDSMLSQDSQKAIDAFYGFDNKNRFGQEEHVDGIFVNFNNFIKSLVDGSNAKLTLYQDSLSRDAKNLDKDKMQANERLKSRYDIMAGRFAAYDEQIAKANNSFNAVQMMIDQAAGNGKKK; encoded by the coding sequence ATGGCAATGGGACAACTTAGCTCGCTTGGTATGGGAAGCGGGGTTTTAAATTATGATGTTATCGATAAGTTAAAAAAAGCTGATGAAAGGGCTGTCGTTGCTCCTATTGAACGCAAAATGAAGGAAAACATTGAAAAACAAAAGGAACTCACAGAAATCACAGGCCTTATAAATACCCTAAAATCCCCTGTAGCTACACTTGCAGATTACTCCACTTACTTAGGCAGAACCTCTAATGTTTCTAGTGATGCCATTAAAGCAACTGTAAGTTCTGGTATCCCGATTCAAGATATTAAAGTGGATGTAGAGTCTCTTGCTCAAGGTGATATTAACGAAGTGGGAAAAAAATTCTCTTCTAGAGATGATGTTTTTAGCTCCAAAGATGTAAAACTCAATATCTATACAAAAGATAAATTCTACACGATTGATATTAAAGCAGGCATGACACTAAATGATGTAGCACAGCAAATCACGGATACTACTGATGGCAATGCTATGGGAATTGTAATGAAAACAGGTGGGGAAAAACCCTATCAACTTATGATTAACTCAAAAGGTACAGGTGAGGGCAGTAGAATCTATCTAGGCTCCACCCTCTCTACAGAATCTATTGCAAATCTCACAGAGCTTGATGAAGGAGATTTTAATATTATAGTAAGAGATTCTAACTACAATGAAAGAATAATTAGTGTTAAATTAGACGCACAAGCCGCAGAAAGTCAAAACAAAGCAGAAACACTTAAAAATGCAATCACAGAGGCATTAAAAAATGATGATTTTACAGAAGAACTTTTAGAAAAAGAAATCAATATAGGACTTTCAGAAGATGGGAAAAGAATTATTCTTAATGATAGAAGGGGTTATGGTATCAAGCTAGAAGGCAATAAACTCTCCACTCTAGGTATTACCTCTGCACGCTCCAAAGAAGATGGTCTTTTTAATACAAAAAAACCGATTACTGCGGGATTAATTGAAGGTAGTATTAATATTGATACCATTACTCTAGATCTTGCAAAAATGACAAATAAAAACAACACTAGTGAAGAAAATGCAAAAATTATTGCACAAGCAATTGATAATATTGCTGGATTGCATGCCAAAACAGATGCTAATGGTAAACTCATCATTACTTCTGAAATTGGTGAAGTCAAAATCACTGCTAATGATGCTAAAGGTGAAGCATTTCTTAGCGCTATGGATATGAAAGGTGGATTGTTCCAGAATTATATAAAACTACAAGAACAAATTTTTAATTTTAAAAGTTTACAAAAAGCCAGTGATGCAAGATTTTCCTACAATGGCGTCAGTATCACACGCCCTACAAACGAAATTAATGATGTTATTAATGGTGTAAACCTTACACTAATCCATACTACAGAGCCCGATAAACCTGCTATTATCAGTGTAGGTAGAGATACAGAGGCCATCAAAGAACAAGTGCGGGAGTTTGTAAAAGCTTACAATGAACTTGTCCCCAAACTTGATGAAGTTACGCGTTTTGACCCTGAAACAAAAATTGCAGGCATCTTTAATGGAGTGGGAGATATTAGAACTATTAGATCACAACTCAATGCTCTTTTTTCGCGCCCTATTGGCGTAGGTGCAGGCCACAGTCTTATTGATTTTGGTCTTACGATCAATGAAAAAAGCCAGATGTCATTAAATGAATCAACACTAGATTCCATGCTTTCTCAAGATTCTCAAAAAGCTATCGATGCATTTTATGGTTTTGATAATAAAAATCGTTTTGGACAAGAAGAACATGTGGATGGTATCTTTGTAAATTTCAATAACTTTATCAAATCTCTTGTGGATGGTAGTAACGCAAAATTAACGCTTTATCAAGACTCTCTATCAAGAGATGCAAAAAATCTTGATAAAGATAAAATGCAAGCTAATGAAAGATTAAAAAGTCGCTATGATATTATGGCGGGGCGATTTGCTGCCTATGATGAACAAATTGCTAAAGCAAACAACTCCTTCAATGCTGTACAAATGATGATTGATCAAGCAGCTGGAAATGGAAAAAAGAAATAA
- a CDS encoding FlaG family protein has protein sequence MIENIHNTDNNLMLKKELINIASSAGSPLTSQKEELQRSQITQELKQQLHEASSELNKEMKRINTDISFKYNDDIQGLVVTVKDNNGSKILREIPSKEAIELMKKMHSIITGLIFDKKG, from the coding sequence ATGATTGAAAATATTCATAACACTGATAATAATTTGATGTTAAAAAAAGAATTAATCAACATCGCTTCTAGTGCGGGAAGTCCTTTAACTAGTCAAAAAGAAGAGTTGCAAAGAAGTCAAATCACACAAGAATTAAAACAGCAGCTCCACGAAGCAAGTTCTGAACTCAATAAAGAAATGAAGAGAATCAATACAGATATTAGCTTTAAATATAACGATGATATTCAAGGTCTGGTTGTAACTGTGAAAGACAATAATGGAAGCAAAATTCTTCGTGAAATTCCCTCAAAAGAAGCAATTGAACTTATGAAAAAAATGCATAGCATTATTACTGGATTAATTTTTGATAAAAAGGGTTGA
- a CDS encoding murein hydrolase activator EnvC family protein has protein sequence MKKFLLVFPCLLLGANLQQINKDISANQKKIQKKENEKNQITNLLQKLGIQINEKYKKIQNIDLQITHLQHNISNNQNKNLNEEKSLVQYKNILKDLQDKKQEIRQKITKMLINDASFLIILNQNNPVSPDDIILQEIFRLLNKQGQEKILLLSQQEAIINQKIKDTKQTIENLNSSIAAQTNRRDTLKLMLKEQKNLIKTLKKDLAIYNKKLETINAERKSLDLILSNLNILKQKTQKEIEEEQKRQNALEAPLEVKQIASSYKTLSTATYKGPKTIAPLESFTIEQKFGPYFDPVYKLKVFNESIILVSKTPNAVVRNILDGKVVYAKEVPILKKVIIIENANGIHTIYSQLDKIAPTIKVGLKVQKGYIIGRVEQKLSFEVTQKDKHINPLEIFQK, from the coding sequence TTGAAAAAGTTTTTACTTGTTTTTCCTTGTTTATTACTTGGTGCTAATTTACAACAAATTAATAAAGACATCAGCGCAAATCAAAAAAAAATACAGAAAAAAGAAAATGAAAAAAACCAAATTACAAATCTCTTGCAAAAACTTGGAATTCAGATCAATGAAAAATATAAAAAAATACAAAATATAGATCTTCAAATTACACATTTACAACATAATATTAGTAATAATCAAAATAAAAATCTCAATGAAGAAAAATCACTCGTGCAATATAAAAATATTCTTAAAGATCTTCAAGACAAAAAGCAGGAAATTCGACAAAAAATTACTAAAATGCTTATTAATGATGCTTCTTTTTTAATTATTCTTAATCAAAATAACCCTGTTTCACCAGATGATATTATCTTGCAAGAAATCTTTAGACTTCTTAACAAACAAGGTCAAGAAAAAATTCTTCTTCTCTCACAGCAAGAGGCAATTATTAATCAAAAAATTAAGGACACCAAACAAACTATTGAAAATCTCAACAGTAGCATTGCTGCCCAAACCAACAGAAGAGATACATTAAAATTAATGCTAAAAGAGCAAAAAAATCTTATCAAAACTCTAAAAAAAGACCTTGCAATCTATAACAAGAAACTAGAAACCATCAATGCAGAACGCAAAAGTCTCGACCTTATCTTGAGTAATCTTAATATCCTCAAACAAAAAACACAAAAAGAAATTGAAGAAGAACAAAAAAGACAAAATGCTCTTGAAGCACCGCTGGAAGTTAAACAAATTGCAAGTTCCTATAAGACTCTCTCTACTGCTACATACAAAGGTCCAAAGACAATTGCTCCCCTAGAAAGTTTTACAATTGAACAAAAATTTGGTCCCTATTTTGACCCTGTCTATAAACTTAAAGTTTTTAACGAATCTATAATTTTGGTTTCAAAAACTCCAAATGCAGTTGTGCGTAATATACTTGATGGAAAAGTTGTATATGCCAAAGAAGTTCCGATTTTAAAAAAAGTAATTATTATTGAAAATGCTAATGGCATTCATACAATTTATTCACAATTAGATAAAATTGCACCAACAATCAAAGTCGGATTAAAAGTACAAAAAGGATATATTATTGGTCGTGTCGAACAAAAACTAAGTTTTGAAGTTACACAAAAAGACAAACATATCAATCCACTGGAAATTTTCCAAAAATAA
- a CDS encoding cell division protein FtsX, producing the protein MNFLKRHLTLIIPLLALLFSLQSYLLIERAIFVKEDKLLQSYSILIASNKEIVLDQIQEINPAIKSIESIDTKSLLKRLQDFNDEQNLTLIQKELPYFYSIKLESFPNQKQLEALENDIKKLPYIIKIETFAKTHNQVYNLLYFIKKIIIVFAALLAIFSLLLMMRQVQIWRFEHQKRMQIMDLLGAKAWMKHKILFKLAFYDSFIASCVITLGSFYSSTHPSTQKFFELLGIQNNIFHIKDDFILLTSFAISISLLSVLFVVFSQKRV; encoded by the coding sequence ATGAATTTTCTTAAAAGACATTTGACATTAATCATTCCACTTTTGGCGCTACTTTTTAGCCTCCAAAGCTATCTTTTAATTGAGCGTGCTATTTTTGTCAAAGAGGATAAGCTTTTGCAGAGCTACTCCATTTTAATTGCTTCGAACAAAGAAATTGTTCTTGATCAAATACAAGAAATCAATCCTGCAATCAAAAGTATTGAGAGTATTGATACAAAATCCCTGCTTAAAAGATTGCAAGATTTTAATGATGAGCAAAATCTTACACTCATTCAAAAAGAACTTCCTTATTTTTATTCCATAAAGCTAGAATCTTTTCCCAATCAAAAACAACTAGAAGCATTAGAAAACGATATTAAAAAACTACCCTATATCATCAAAATTGAAACCTTTGCAAAAACACATAACCAAGTTTATAACCTCCTTTATTTTATTAAAAAGATCATTATAGTTTTTGCTGCACTGCTCGCAATTTTTAGCCTACTTCTCATGATGCGTCAAGTGCAAATATGGCGTTTTGAACACCAAAAAAGAATGCAAATTATGGATTTATTAGGTGCAAAAGCATGGATGAAACACAAAATATTATTTAAACTTGCTTTCTATGATTCTTTTATTGCTTCTTGTGTTATCACATTAGGAAGTTTTTATAGCTCCACACACCCTAGCACTCAAAAATTCTTTGAACTCCTGGGCATACAAAATAATATTTTCCATATCAAAGACGATTTTATATTGCTGACTTCGTTTGCTATTAGCATTTCACTTTTGTCGGTTTTATTTGTTGTTTTTTCACAAAAAAGGGTATAA